The window ACTGGGGCAAGTTCTACGCCTCCAAGACCTTCTACGACCcggccaagcgccgccgcgtgctCTGGGGCTGGGTCGGCGAGACGGACTCGGAGAGAGCAGACGTCGCAAAGGGATGGGCATCCCTGCAGGTACTAGCCTgctgctttctttctttctatcGTATATTCTTTTTGTCTCATGTATATATACGTATTAGTCTATATACTGCATGCATTATTGCTACGAAGTAGAGGCATAGAGAGCAGACATGTAGGGATGGGAATGCAATCAGTCGATCATGTACTCCACAGCTGGTCCTGGTCCTGGCTACCAGGCTGCTGCTGAGATACATACAACCAACACTAATAACAATAATGAAGTTAGTTGTTACTAGTATTCACTGTCAACATGCATGATGCGGTGGCTCATGTGCAGCCAGCCATGTGCATGCACAGCTCCAGTTGCAAATATATACATATTATTATCACACAAGAAATTAAGAGAGCGAGGTGTTAATTATTAGGTAGCTAGCTAGTGAACAATAAtcctcccctgttctgttctGTTCTGTTTTTTAGTTGCTGTCATGAGTCAGAGACATGTGGGGCAAGGCAatataataattaattaattaattaactgtATGTGCCTTTCGGCGCAGTCGATCCCCCGCACGGTGCTGCTGGACACCAAGACCGGCAGCAACCTCCTGCAGTGGCCCGTCGAGGAGGTCGAGACGCTGCGCACCAACTCCACCGACCTCAGCGGCATCACCATCGACCACGGCTCCGTGTTCCCGCTCAACCTCCACCGCGCCACGCAGCTCGACATCGTCGCCGAGTTCGAGGTCGACCGCCGCGCCGTCATGGCGCTCAACGAGGCCGACGTCGGCTACAACTGcagcaccagcggcggcgccgccagccGGGGCGCGCTCGGCCCCTTCGGGCTGCTCGTCCTCGCCGACAAGCGCCTCCGCGAGCAGACGGCCGTCTACTTCTACGTGGCCaaggggctggacggcggccTCACCACGCACTTCTGCCAGGACGAgtcgcgctcctcctccgccaacgACATCGTCAAGCGCGTCGTGGGCAGCGCCGTCCCGGTGCTCGGCGGCGAGACGCTGTCGCTCCGGGTGCTCGTGGACCACTCCATCGTCGAGAGCTTCGCGCAGGGAGGGAGGTCCACCGCCACGTCGCGCGTCTACCCGACGGAGGCCATCTACGCCAACGCCGGCGTCTACCTCTTCAACAACGCCACCGCGGCGCGCGTCACCGCCAAGACGCTCGTCGTGCACGAGATGGACTCGTCATACAACCACGACTACCTTTAATTAGTTATCTCGGATCGATCATCATCTCCATTTTTAACTGAGCCATCCACTACATACGGCTTGTACTGTACTACTCCCTTGTTAATTCCGGTCCAAATTAAAGCATGCATATGCATGCCTCTCGATCGATTTTTgtttataattttgtttctggtTCTATACCTGCTTACTGTTATTATACTGTATTATTATCATCAAGCTAGCGCTCGAGGCCTTGTTCCAATTGTACTATATATTTTTATCTACTGGAACCACGATGCAAGCAGCAGGCTATATGTATGTAAGTATCATTAGTCAATCAATGTCCCACATATATAGCAGAGTTCAATTATATATTCCCTCTCTATATTTTTTGAGTATTAAAAACAAATACCAACATTATGCTTCAGTTAATTAACATATATACTTGATATACGTTCCAGATACAAGGCCTTCATAAATAGGCTGGCTTTTTGCCCCTTTCTCAATCTCAGCAAAACTCGCGCATAAACCGAATCCGATCCTTAAGCTACCCCAAGTCCTCCACATCTATAACAAACTAATGAATGAATATCTAAACCAATTAACCCAACAATGCTTATGGACGAGACTAATATGCCCAGGCTCATCGGCGTGATCTTCAACCCGCGCCTGGCTTGCCTTGTTCTTGCCCCGGGAATACTTCCGGCTCCACATGACACCATGTGGATTACAGGATTAAGATGCAAACAATGCAATTTATCAGTGTAAATATATAGCTCACTTGAGTGTCACACAAAAAGCAGCCCAACAGTGGAATAAAAGACCATCCACCTGTTTACTAGACAAATGTAATGTGTCGTCAGGCTCGCTTACCTACATTTCAGATCAATTGCACAAGCCTTGTGTTACCTGTAGCTGTAGCATGCTGTAATCAGTCGGGATGTTCTCGATCTCAGGGCCCTAGAACTGTTTTGCTGATTCAGCTCTCCATCCTTTCTGCACTGGACAAGGAAGAAGACCAAGGCCATGTCTTTCCTTAACTGTCGCAAATTAAAGCTGGATCAGTCATGGACGCTTGCTGCAAATCCCCAACATTCAGAGTAACTGGGACATGCATTTACCAGCCTGCACACATGCATCTCTCAAGCCCACCACAATATATAAAATTATGGCCTCTGTTCTTTGGCAGATCAGGATAAGTAGAAATTCGAAATATTTCAGAAATGAAGATCATACAGCTAGCTAAGGCGCCTATGGTTTGACAGGCTCACAGCTTACAAAGGGCACTCGCTGCTCGCAGGCCTGCTCTTTCTATTATGATTTCTATGTCTCTGAAAGCTCCTTTGACTCCAGCCACATAAGCTACTCTttcaccagcaccagcacctgCACCTACGAGACGACTATTGCTATTATTTTCCAttgccattcttcttcctaCTTCGAGGGGATCTGTAAAGAGAAGAGATGGACAAAAAATTGAGCTAAAGCCAAGCGAACAATTAAACAACTCGAGTGAAAAAGCCAGGAAAGAAAAGTGGCATTCATTCAGGAAGTTGTGCTTGTGCTGTTCTTTCTGAGAGTCAGCTGGGTCACAGTTCGTGTAATAGTCTCATTATGTAATGAGCAGTTGCTTGTCAGTAAAACTATCCCTCTActcttttgtatcttttgcaACTCTGACTTGAGttgattaaaaaaaaatcattcagTACCTTCGATATGCTCCTAAGAGGATGTTCTGTATGACATAGCAGGGAACAGCTTCACACTTTGGCTGTCAAAAGGCATAACCATTGACAATTAGGAAGCTGATTTAAAATCAAAGCCAATGAACTTCCAGAAGTGCACAATCATCAGGGATAACCATCAACAATTAGGAAGCTCATTTAAAATCAAAACCAATGAACTTCCAGAAGTGCACAATCATGGTAACATTAACACACCTCTTTCAACTCTGGATAGCCAAGGAACATGGACTAATTTCAACTTTTGTGCATGCCATCAAACAAATCCCACAAAGCCAACTGCCGTATTTTTCCGAAAGAGCATAAAGCCAGCTGGTAGCCACCACAGTACGCAATCGATGTTTGGCTTCAGGCTTCACTCAGCTatttgttttccttttgctcATTAACAATTCCCAGTCAAACTTCTCACTTGGATAAATGGTCAGAACCAGAAAGACTGACGTTTAGCTTCAGGCTTCACTCAGCTatttgttttccttttgctcATTAACAATAACAATTCCCAGTCAAACTTCTCATTTGGATGGATGGTCAGAACCAGAAAGACTGCCATCACCAGAAGTCTCCACCAGAGCATAGACCATTGCTGAACTTGTGGAATCTGACAGCATCCCTCACAAGAATATCACGGCCAGTTATCTTAGATATGAACTTGGTAGCATTGTGACAATCTACACAAACCCGTAGATTCTTGACGATACGAATTGGCATTTCCTGTGGAACAAACATCAATCCAAAGGCAATTGCAAGCTTCTCGCTGTGATGGCTGAGCATGTGAACCTTGTCAGCATCTGCCACATCATGCAGCACTGAACTGACATCAGGTTTGTATCCTTCTTCAACCATCTTGGAGTTGAGCCACGCAAGCTTTTCATAAATCCCCTTGGAGAAGGGATGAGACTGGTCATCAGCTGAAAAAATGTGAACTTTATTCTTATACTTGATCCAGCTACAGCCCGGCTCCTTCTTCACTTGCCTGTCCCTCATTCCACGCCTTAGGTGGGCAACCCCATTCCATTGACCTTTAGCAGCATGCATGCTGCACAGCAACACATAGCTAGCCGGGTTCAGGGGATCGATCTCTAAGAGGTTCTCAGCAGCCCATTTGCCGATTTCCATGTCACCACGCAACCTGCAAGCGCTCAGCAATGTGCCCCATCCAATTGCATCAGGGCGCATCGGCATTTGCTTTATGAACTCCTCAGCTTCTTTTAACCTCCCAGATCTGCTATACAAGTCAATCATACAGGTGTAGTGATCATCTATGGGCACAATACCATGGTCCTTCTGCATGGAATAAAAGTAGCTGCGGCCTTTCTCTACGAAACCAGCACGGCTACAGGCAGAAAGGACACCAATAAATGTTACCCCATCAGGCTTCACACCCTTAGATAACATCTTCTCAAACAAATCAATAGATTCTTTTGCCTTCCCAAATTGAGCATACCCAGAGACAAGGGCTGTCCAGGATACCTGATCGTGAAACGTCATCTCATCAAACAGTCTGTGCGCATCCTCGATGCTGCCGCACTTGCCGTACAAGGTAACTAGTGCATTGGACACTGTGATATACGGCATCAACCCTGAAACAAGAGCTAGGCAGTGGAACTGAGCACCTTCCTCCAGGCTTGCTAGGTTAGCGCAAGAACTCATTATGCTTCCAAGGGTGAAATCATCAGGATCGATGCCGTCCCTTTGCATCTCCGAGAAGGCCCTCACAGCCTCCTCGCTGCATCCATTCTGTCCGTATCCAACAATCATCGCAGTCCATGAGATGATGTTTCTGAACGTCATCCTCCTGAACACAGTTTCTGCCAGTCTGATGCTCCTGCATTTTGAGTACATGTCAACAAGCGCGCTCCCAACAAAGACATTATCATCGTAACAAGTTCTGATTGTGTAGGTATGGATCTGTTTCCCCTGCTCCAAGGCTGCAAGGGCGCCACAGGCCGTAAGGGTGCTTCCGAAGGTGTACTGATCAATGGCGATGCCCTGTACCCTCATCCTCCTGAAAAGTTCCAGAGCCTCAGACTCCAACCCATTCTGCGTCAACCCCGTAACCATGGTGGTCCAAGTAATGGAATCCCTGTCGGTCATCACCTCGAACAACCGCCTCGCCTCTTGAACCATCTTGCACCGGAGCAGCCCAGTGATCATCGTGTTGTACATCACGACGTTGTTGCCCTCCAGTTCATCGAAGACCCGCTTGGCATCCCCGATGAGGCCCATCTTGGCATACATATCTACCAGCGGGCTCCCGACAAAAGCGTACGCCCCGAAGCCAAGCCGCAGGATCTGGCAATGGAACTGCCTACCGAGGGCGCGGCCGCCCAAGGCCGACGCCGCCATGACCACGGCCGACATCGTGATCCTGCTAGGCCTGATGCCGGTGTcctcccgcagcaacgcgcggtaCGCCCCAGCCGCCCGCGCGTGCGAGCAGGCGCCGGAGAAGCCGGCGATGAGCGCGTTGTGGGAGACGACATCGCGCTCCGGCATGGACGCGAAGAGCGCCTCCATGTCGTCGAGGAGCCTGGCGTGGGCGAGCGTGGTGAGGAGCGCGTTGTAGGTGAAGAGGTTGGGGTGGGGCATTGCGTCGAACAggccgagcgcgcgcgcgtggcggCCGGCCTTGCCATAGGCGGTGAGCAGGTGGTTGAGGAGGCGGACGGGAGGCGGGTGCGGCAGCGTCCTGAGGATGAGGCAGTGCACTGCGCCGGCGACGTGCGCCCCGCTGcgtccggcggcggaggtgaggAGAGCGGCGTAGTGGTTGCAGAGCGGGCGGCTCATGGCGCGCGCGGGACTTGAGCGGAAGCACTAGGGCCCAATATGGGTATCAGCCCACATAGAAATGTTAATGGGCCTGGCGGCAATGGTTGGCCCATAAATGGCTGTGGGCTCGATTGAGTCGGATcggaagggaggagggagcagTGTATCATCAACCAACTGCTGGTTTGCCCCAACCTATTAATAAGGTTTGATTtcatctatatctatatctactccctccttccccgtttataaggcatggtggaacatgacacggtcttctaaacaacactttgaccatttatttatcatatattatatcacttttgattataaacttataatcattgtaaaatatatttgattatgaatccaatcatatgaaatttgcattataaaaataaaaatttaatagtcaaattattggtcaaagatgacaaggtttgaatcttgatatacgtgtatgccttataaacagggaaggagggagtatatcttAGGTGAAAATATTACTTgctttaataataaatatagatatagatatagatgtAGATATGTCTTAAACTCGAGGGATTTGGATTATCAACCGATTGGTCGGATGTTATTATATATCATAACATGTATATACATGTTATCATGCATGTAGTATTGGAATATCTATCCCAATAGTATCTTATTAAATAGTTGGATTTGTACTGTCATACATCGACAAGGCCTACGTGGTGTCTATCTGAAACGAACCACATCTTGTCTTGGATATGAAAACGGTGCGCCCGTTAGTTCCGGCATGTGTCTTCCTTgtcaaaggagaaaaaaaaaatggaaaacgGGAATTATTGATTTGCAGTGCAGGTACACATCAATTACGAGCTGGGGCCATGCACGGGCCGGCCGGGGACCGAAAATGACCGCATCTCTCCATTGTTTCCTGCTATCAGCAGCAGCAAATTGCCGTCACTGTTTCGATCTCATCGATGATCCCTTGAAGCAAGCATCTGTGGatccaagaagaagaagcaacagcagcagctctAGTACCTACTACCAATTACCAAACAAAGCTAAGCGACGATAGAGAGGAAGAGTGTATGTCCGGAACAGTACGGGCATGGCCATCCATTCTAGGTCTTGTCCAGTtcattttggatttttgaaaaggaatcttgcacatttaaaatattaaatgaagactaatcacaaaaactaattatagatttcgtctgtaaactacgagacgaatctaatgagtccatttaatctatcattagagcatgtttactgtagatTATTATAGCAATTTAGTATATAATCACGctctaattaggcttattagattcgtctcgagatttacagtctatttgtgtaatgcgatttatttttcaactatatttagtacatcatacaagcgatttataaaaattttgcattttgaatttttaaatctAAACAGAGCCCTAATCTTTATCCAGATGCAATGCATATCCCGTCCCGCACCAACTTGAAACTTCTGGGCTCATCGACTCAAGTATTCGTTGATAGATTgatggatgatgatgacgactgAGAGAGGCTACCACTACCAGACAGACAAATCGAGATGAGCTATCGGCGTACGCACACAGCCGTACGGCACCAGAAAGAGACCTTCAGCCCATGCTGCTTGCTGCTGTGTTTGGTTTTTTTTCATGGGATTACTGTAGCACGCTTTGACtgctaatttagagtatcaaatgaagtctaattacaaaaccatctccacaacccccgtgtaaatcgcgagatgaatctaatgaggcatttgaccgcgcgattagaggatgatacTGTAGgatcactgtagctaatcatcgattaattaccgtcattagattcgcctcgaaaagttacactcattcctgaaaagattttgcaaatagacttcatttaatactttatgcaggcattcgtctttttgtgtaaaCTTGATTTACTTCATTTAGCCAAACACGGCCCGGCCCTGTCAATTCCGATCGCCATGGTCCCTGGTACACCTCACCTGACTGTCTCAGTTTACtacgggtgtgtttagttccgtaAAAAGAGTGTAAAAAGTGGAGgcgaaaagtcacatcagtcactgtagcgcactgtagcatgtttcgtttgtttgtggcaaatattgtcctaacatgacctaactaggctcaaaagattcgtctcgcaacgtacatcaaaactatgtaattagtttttttatttaactacatttagtactccatgcatgagtcatttgctatatttaatgttttgatgtgatggagatgtgatggaaagtttggagtttGGGGGGgagtttttgggaactaaacacagcctacaTTGCATTGCATGCTGTCAATTCCGATCCTCCTCTTTTCAGACCGCGTCGTGACGCATGCCATGGGTGGGCTCTGTTCGCTGTGCTTTTGGCTGTTGCTGgagtgatgtgagagaaaaatactattaactggctggtggctgaaAGCTGCTGctagagtggtgtgagagaaaaacactgctggctgGCCGGAGCAGAACAAGATCCAAGTTGTTCAGGGAGCCCTCTGCATGTTCTCAGTCTCAGCAAACTTAGCCAAGAGAATGAGATGGTGACacaacagaggaagaagagaagaaacagCTAGCCAGATCGCCTGAATCAAAAAACACCAAGCATTCACAAGGCATCAAACGAAATCATCATCCATCCACTTCAATTACCTTCTCTGCTCTACTCTCCTCTGAATGATCTGCTGAGACAAATATTTACATACTTATATACTAGCAAAATGGAAAAACgaaagaaagaagaagcaaCGCCTGCCAAGAACATTACAACAGGAACAGGGTCGCCAAGTTGCTACCAAAGTAAATTCAAGCAAGCCATGTGTCACaacccagaaaaaaaaaaggaaaaagaaaatgaaaatccccgccgggccccacctgtcagcctctttctcccttctctctgTTTTGCTCCGTGCGCAGCCCgcacgcgtcgccgtcgccggccatcctcgggcCACGTGCCGGCGATCCTCGCTTCGCGTGCATCCTTATCCGCACGGCCGCCCGCTCCCCCTCGCCCTCTAGCTCCCGTGCCCGACCGGCCTTCCTCTCCAACCCTAGCGCCCGATCCCcttctccatcgccgccgcccgagctccctcCCCATCGCCGATTCACCCGCTCCGGTGAGCGCCGCCGCAATTCCTCGCTTGGGGAGCTCCCTCGCGTCGTCATCCTCCGATTTCGCCCCTAATCCGgccctttcccctcccctgcagggccgccggcgagagccttcgcccgccgccgcctctgtttgctgcgccgccgcctcgccaccgTTTCCCGCTGTCCAAgccgccggtgagcttcgccATCACCTAGGGCACGCCATGCGCCCTCGCCCTTCGCCCCTCcagccttgctccgccgcgccgccgttcgccggcgccgccgcgcgcgcgtgggcgcgccCAGGTGCGGGGTCAAGGCAGGCCttggccttgacccggcctggtggtgccgcccggccccctgggcccacctgtcggtggccggggtggctaCCTCGGGTAGACCTAGCGTTTTAGCTAGGGTTTTATTAGGTTTAGTTTTTCTGCAATCttgcaaaatccatagaaaatcatgtgtagctccaaaaattatgaaacttgttttgttgagttcctctagctgagatctaccTAGGAAAAATATTATTGTACATGGtactttgctgtagatttatctattgttttatcttgcaaaagtgagtttattgcttagttatttgtgtactgcttgaaaaatgccaaaccaaattttgttagactccttgtgaggtttaGTTTCCAGTGGTGCAGCTTGTTCATGTGTTTCcttgctgttggttagggtttcATTTCGTTTTCGTGCTTGCTGCCCAAAATATGGTTTATTATAGAACTTTGTgcaggaaagtgataaaattgcaaaaccaattttcttgagttctttGCATCATCCTCTGCATGTTTAATTTGTTTCATGATTAATGCTTGTTGTTAAGTTCGTTTCTTAATtcgtgcatcgcattcatgcattttagtgaccggaccgtcggagaacgaacccgtggaaccagccgagtccgtggagcctgaacctggagtcccgttcgtggtcgagtcggaagtgaacccaggcaagcagctaagcatactccttgcacctatttaatctgatttagttagctatctcaccgggtaatgttgggttatatattatctatgtattgcatgcttgtacctactttgatgcaTTCTCCTGCCTTGATTCGTTTATTTATatccttggcactagttagatagttaataacttaatctgactagatgcttagccatgcttagaaTACTCTTTTTCTTGCTAGAAAGGATTGGATTGGAGTATCACATTTACCTgattatccttgatcgcacttgagcaTCTGGGGCACGTGGAGtgcagtatcgagattcgagcggaatgttagggcctagagaatgaagtcacatgggcatagtccgcttggatcgattaaggaccgagtggacgacgtcggttttgagcacctttccgtgctaccacatatccaatataatggaacggataagccaattaccttctttgacttgctcattgatgtgcagtcctagctacgtggctacaggctatgcagagaggcttagtgtgtccccaggtggacttatgtgtaggaaagtttagagatgtccctggtggaactaagtctctactcgtaagctaggtgtgaggttcaatgatcgagccatgttgagaacggttgacgtgagtatccccttgcccggcgtgatcggttgggtgagtcgtatggtcctcgcgtcgtgtgggtaaagtagtacacccttgcaaggttaaatcaattcgaattgccgcgctctcggttatgagcacgctctttaacccatgaactcctcatagattATCGTTTATGTTGAGAATGGTTCATGTTTTAGCTATGAACAGTTATAGTTTattttactctcttaatcaactaaaattgtttgggtttgggcaagattaattaagtttgctaggtgatagtctaggcagcttatgcttatgcaataagtacttaaacttaaagcttttccttgagcctttgcatgatccttgtttatttaatcgcgtaagtcttgcggagtaccttttgtactcagggtgctttctaaacctagttgcaggtgagccagaagtggtgttcggccatttctaccccgctgatcctaatgcgggggaagagtaggctgttgctgctgtggtgatgtccttgagcaaggcatcatcatcttaagtaagttttatcgtagctgagcttcgggagagcatgtactttcaataagctctaaatctctgtttaatatgactcgcgtgagcccaaggcttgtaaagtgaagcgtgaaacccacctatattgaacttgtaatattaagtctcgaactctggttttatataactgctctttgtggattgttggctatgtattcgattgtatacggtatgtgcatatgctgattctgggcgtatgttggagcacataccgggactaccggatttggtattattttgaataaatgtcgtgtcggttattcgtgtctctagatgtgggataacacgtggcacgctctacggcaagcacgtgttaactctcatctgggtgataatgaccggcggttcgtttaaaatagtatcaaattgggcggttctcacaacgggtatcagagctaaGTTTCCATGAAGTGAACCAAAAATTGgcttagtgggttgagagtcaaataaaatttgactacCTGCACTAATGTTTACTTTTGCTAAAACTTTGAACTTAAGGCTGGTTGCTACCTTTCTTCCTTGGTCTTAGAGCTATTTCTTCCTTACTGCTTCACTCGTTTAATTAAGAAGTGCTTAACCTCTCTTGTCTGCATGAGTAGCGAGAGCGTAGGAAAGCCCTTTCACCCTCTGGAAACCTTTTGAGCCTTTTTACCGGAGTTGAGAAGGtgggaatcacccattgtcctgaGCGCTAGTAGGTGGGTTGTAGCGCTGTTGGACAATGCGGTTGTTGCGGATCGTAAGTGAGTGTtagaacgttaaggcgtgctcacgctgtgaggagacgtcatgttgcattcatacctcgcatgcatgcatattttcTTGTGGTTT is drawn from Panicum virgatum strain AP13 chromosome 1N, P.virgatum_v5, whole genome shotgun sequence and contains these coding sequences:
- the LOC120654374 gene encoding putative pentatricopeptide repeat-containing protein At1g68930 encodes the protein MSRPLCNHYAALLTSAAGRSGAHVAGAVHCLILRTLPHPPPVRLLNHLLTAYGKAGRHARALGLFDAMPHPNLFTYNALLTTLAHARLLDDMEALFASMPERDVVSHNALIAGFSGACSHARAAGAYRALLREDTGIRPSRITMSAVVMAASALGGRALGRQFHCQILRLGFGAYAFVGSPLVDMYAKMGLIGDAKRVFDELEGNNVVMYNTMITGLLRCKMVQEARRLFEVMTDRDSITWTTMVTGLTQNGLESEALELFRRMRVQGIAIDQYTFGSTLTACGALAALEQGKQIHTYTIRTCYDDNVFVGSALVDMYSKCRSIRLAETVFRRMTFRNIISWTAMIVGYGQNGCSEEAVRAFSEMQRDGIDPDDFTLGSIMSSCANLASLEEGAQFHCLALVSGLMPYITVSNALVTLYGKCGSIEDAHRLFDEMTFHDQVSWTALVSGYAQFGKAKESIDLFEKMLSKGVKPDGVTFIGVLSACSRAGFVEKGRSYFYSMQKDHGIVPIDDHYTCMIDLYSRSGRLKEAEEFIKQMPMRPDAIGWGTLLSACRLRGDMEIGKWAAENLLEIDPLNPASYVLLCSMHAAKGQWNGVAHLRRGMRDRQVKKEPGCSWIKYKNKVHIFSADDQSHPFSKGIYEKLAWLNSKMVEEGYKPDVSSVLHDVADADKVHMLSHHSEKLAIAFGLMFVPQEMPIRIVKNLRVCVDCHNATKFISKITGRDILVRDAVRFHKFSNGLCSGGDFW